In Clostridium thermosuccinogenes, the genomic stretch CATTGAGTTCCATGTCCTCCTTTATTATCTCATCAAAGTGACCTCAATGAGCTTGCTTAATCCAGCATCAACCACCCAAATAATAATGCCAAAGAATAAGCAGAATCCTATTACTGTGGCAGTATTTTTAATCAGCTGATTCCTGCTAAGCCATATAACCTTTTTCAGTTCTAGTCTTACTTCCCTGAAGAACTTTACAAATCCCTTACGAGCCTTGGCAAGTTTGGAAACTTTAACGTTATCAGCCATATCGACACATCTCCATATACCTTATTTTAATCCATAGGCACCAGTCAAAGCATATCAACCTTAAATGCCCAATGCAACATTCTACTTATATTATTTAGTTTCCTTGTGAACTGTATGCTTATGGCAGAATTTGCAATACTTTTTCATTTCAAGTCTGTCAGGGTCATTTTTCTTATTTTTCATGCTGCTGTAATTCCTTTGCTTGCAGTCGGTACAAGCCAATGTAATTTTAACTCTCATTTCCTAACACCTCCAGCGTGGGTATATATAGCATTCTGTAATATATTTTAGACATAAAAAAAAGACCTATTTATTGAAGCAATCACTAATTTATCATATAAATTATATAAAGTCAAGCATTTTTTCATGACATCATTTTTTTAATAGCCTTGCATCCACGCCGTTAAGTCCTGTCTAGCCAGGAAATTCAGGACAAGTTTTGGGGAAATTTCCTCCGGCATATCCTAAAAACAGCCGAAGGAAATTCTCCATTCAAAATACGCACTACATACCATTTTGCATTCCCAGGCATGTCATCAAGACCCATTGATTTTCATGCCCATATATTATGTTTTTTCCCCTGCTCCATCTTATTCAAACGCAACGACGGCCTTTTTGTTCTTTATTCTAAGCAATACGGTTTCTATTATGCGGAAATAGTGGTTCAAATCTCTTGTCTCAAGATAAGCCGTAACCATATCCTGACCAATTGCCAAATCCATATACTGCTTCTCTGCACAAACCAATATCGCATTGTTCATGCCTAATACCGGTGTAGTGAAAATATTTCCGTTTATCAGCTTCTGCAGCCGGTCATATTCTGTAATTCCAGTACCCGGCTGTATTCTCTGCAATTGCATAAAGATATCAGGACTGACAATGAGCGCCTTCCTGCCCACCAGGCCATACTCTACGAATTTGGCCAGACCTTTCGCCACATCTCTCACAGGGTTTTCTCCCTCATTCCAGTCCCCTTTTTGAAGCCTGGTAATGCCTTCTTCTGTCAGCAAACCTTTATAGCCCATCTCTTCATTGCCCAGAAAGATGAGCTCATCCTCTTTTCTTGCACATTTCGCTGCCGCCTTCATCGCAGCCGACAAGTCAACAGGAAGCCCTGATTGCTCACTGGCCTCCAGGTCCCTCCAAAGCAGTGAAAAATCCTGTTTTATAAGCGGAATATGTTCATATCTTCTTCCCTTGATCTTTACCAGTCCGTCCCCTGTCTCCTCCAATTCTGAAAGATCATCCACATTGATGCTCTGTACGCCTGCGCCTAAGGGTCCGTAAATTTCAAGAAACCTTCTGCCCACCAGGGTTTGCTTTGCCATGGAAACAACCGCATCATCAATTTTACTCCAAAGCTCAGAAGATATCGGTGACCCTTCTCTGGATAAATAATCCATGTTTCCGTCCCTCCTTACTCTTTTACCAGGCTCCCTACCGTAGTATTGGGTTTGGTGGTACCTTTTGTACTGATATTCAATTTTTCAAGCATTTCCTTGACCTCTTGCTGCCCCTCTGCAAATCGTTCCGCTTCATCCGGATCCAGATATTGAAGCAGAGTCATGAGTTCGCCCACATGAGCTTTTTCTTCATCCCTTATATCGGCAAGCACGGTTTTTGCCACAGGATCGTCGGTTGCCTGGACATGGGCATCATACACAAAAATTGCCTCAAGCTCCCCGGCAATGTCCAATCGTATAGCCTGGATCAGTTCTTCCTTTGTTATTTTCCTCGGCAGATTACCTGCAAATGGATTTGCAAAACTAGCCATATTTATCCTCCTAACCTTTTACCCTTTGATAGTGCCAGCCTTTTAATAATCCTTTACACCATCATGGGATTATATTGTTACATTTACTTTTTATTATATATACCCTATATTGCCAATTAATATCACAATATATATGCAAAAAAGCAACCTGCCGGCTTTAATTCCGACAGGTTGCTTTTTGCTCCGTTCTATTTTATGAAAAATTCTATGTCCGATGTATCATCAAAAAGTTCCATAACATCCTGGCACATATCAACTTGCACCCTCATTGCTTCGCCGCGTTTCAAAAATACTTTTTGAAATCCAACAAGCCTGCAGTTAAGGCGGCTGTTATTTCTGTCCCGGGCAAATACTTTTATTACTTCGCTTCCGTCATAATCCCCTTCATTGGTTATAGTCAAAGACGCCTTCTGGCTGTCAAAGCTCACATCGGTTATCGAAAATTTCGTGTAGGACAATCCATGTCCAAAGGGATAAAGGGGTTTACCCTTAAAATACTTATATGTCCTGTTTTCCATGGAATAATCCCTGAAATCCGGCAAATCCTCCGTAGATCTGTAGAAGGTTACCGGCAGCTTTCCACTGGGGGATACTTTACCGAATAAAATATCGGCGACGGCATTACCGCCTTCCGCTCCGGGGTAGAAAACCTGGAGCACCGCATTACAAGCCTCATCAGCTCTTGTGAGGTTTATGCAGCTTCCGGAAACATTAAGGAATACAATGGGTTTCCCCACCTTTATAATTTCCTCCAAAAGCCTTTTTTGTGATGCCGGAAGCTCTATATCCTTTTTGTCACCGCTGTCCGCTCCATTATATGCATCTCCTTCCTCACCCTCCATGGATGGGTTGAGGCCCATGCACATAATTACAACATCGCTCTTCTGGGCTGCAATTATCGCTTCCCGCAACGGCTGTTCCTGCCAGGAGTGAATCTCATCACTATAAATATGACATCCCCGGGCATAGTATATCTTCGCATCGGTAGCATCCTGTATTCCCCTCAGAATGGTTGCATACCTTGAAGGAGTGCCTTCATAGTTGCCCAGCAATACCGATTTGTCATCGGCGTTGGGTCCGATTACTGCGATAGCCTTTGGATTCTTCAAAGGAAGTATTCCGTCGTTTTTAAGCAGCACAACGCTTTCCTGAGCCATCCTCCGGTTAAGTGCACGATGTTTGTCGCATTCCACCACATCATAGGGTATTTGATCATATACGCAATCATCATCAAACATTCCCAGACGGAAACGTGCCTCAAACAACTTCTCTACCGCTTTTGTTATGGTTTCTTCGCTGACCATTCCGGCGGCCACTGCTGCCTTTAACCATTTGTAGGCATCACCGCAGTTTAATATGCAACCGTTGTTTACTGCCAGGGCAGCACTTTCCATAGGAGTTTGTGTAACTTTATGGTATTTGTCGATGTCGCATATGGCACCACAGTCAGACACAACATACCCGTCAAATCCAAAAGTGCCGTACAGCATTTCTTTTAGATATGTTTTGCTGGCACATGCCGGTTCTCCGTTTATCCTGTTGTAAGAACCCATAACAGCCGATGGATCGGCATTTTCTATACAGTATTTGAAAGCCCACAGATAGGTTTCTCTCAAATCCTTATCGCTTACCACGGCATTAAAGGAGTGCCTTTCTCCTTCCGGGCCGCTGTGTACAGCATAGTGCTTTATGGTTGCATCCACCTTGCGGTGCTTTGGATCATTTCCCTGCAACCCTTTTATAAATGCAACACCCATTTTACCTGTAAGTAGAGGATCTTCTCCGTAAGTCTCATGGCCTCGTCCCCATCTGGGGTCACGGAAAATATTTATGTTCGGAGACCAATACGTGAGCCCTTGATATATTAAGGTGCTGCCAAATTTCTTGTATTCATTGTACTTTGCCCGTGCTTCATCAGATATAGCCGTAGCTACATCATACATCAGCTCTGTATTAAAACTGGCGGCCATTCCTATTGGCTGAGGGAAAACCGTTGCGGTTCCGGATCTTCCCACCCCATGGAGACATTCATTCCACCAGTTGTACTCTTTAACCCCCAACCTTTCAATTGCAGGTGCGGTATGCATCATCTGCGAGCACTTTTCTGCCAGCGTCATCTGAGCTACAAGCTCTTTTGCCCTCTGCTTATAATCCATATATTGTCATCCTCCTTAACTTGCGATCGCGTCCGGTCGGATTTGACCTCTGGTTGATACCCTTCATAATCTATACTCAAAGCCTCAGCTTCTTATGATATGAACGACATCAACATTATATCTCTTTTTTATGCATATATCCATCACTTTTTGGATTATATGCATATTTGCATCAAAGCCGCCGGATGCATCGCAAGAGCTTTAAATCGAACGGAGAATAAGAATTTTTCCTGACATCAGGCATTGCCTTTTATAAGATCGAGGGTATTATCAGCCTTTGACTGCCCCAATCAAAGCACCTTTCACAAAATACTTCTGAAGGAAAGGATACAGGAACAGCACCGGAACCGTACTGATCACTATCGCAGAATATTTGATGGTCTCGGCAAATTGATTGATCTGGTCGTCCTCCGTTGCAGCCGAGTTCAATATGTTCGAGTTTGCTATAAGAACCGCACGCAGTACATTCTGAATCGGAAGCTTGGTGTTATCCTGTATATACAGTGATGCGGAGAACCAGCTGTTCCAATGTCCAATGCCGTAATACAGAAGCAGAACTGCAATGGTCGGCATAATCAACGGAAGAATTATTCTAAATATGATCAGAATATCATTTGCACCATCTATATAAGCTGATTCTGTCAGACTGTCCGGTATTCCTTCAATAGCTGTTTTGCAGATTATCGCGTTGTAAACGCTCATGGCACCGGGAAGAATCAATGCCCATAATGAATTGAAAAGGCCCAGCGAGCGCACATTCAGGTAAGTGGGTATCATACCTCCGTTAAAAAACATCGTAAACATGATGATTGCAAGAATGGGCTTTTTGAAGAGCACCCTTTTTGCTGCCAGAAAGTAGCCGCAGAACAATGTCAGTATGATGTTTATAGGCAGCGATACCCCCAATACAATCAATATGTTTTTATAGCCGCTTAACAGCAGAGGGTGTTTGAAAGCCAGCTTATATGCGCCAAGATTAAAGCCTTGAGGGTACCAAAGGGCACCTGGGTTTGCCAAAAGCTTGACATTATTGCTGAATGAGGCACACAGTACATAGTACATAGGGTATAGGGTTATGAACACGAGGGCAAGCATAAAAATCGTATTTACTACATCAAAGACAATGTCACCTTTCGTCTTTTTGATTATATTATAATTTGCCATTTTCCATCTCTCCCTTTAGAACAAACTCGACTGTGTAACCTTTTTACTTAAGGTGTTTGAGATCAGCAGGAAAAATACATTCACCACCGAGTTGAACAAACCTACTGCCGTACTATAGCTGTAAGCGGTATTGATGATACCTTTCCTGTAAACATATGTCGATATTACATCCGCCACATCATAGATTGCTTCTGAATAAAGAAGCAGGATTTTTTCATAACCGACATTCAATAAACCGCCCATGCGCAAAATGAATAAAACCGTAATGGTAGGCATCAGACCCGGCAAAGTTACATGGATCATCTGCTTAAACCTGCCTGCGCCGTCAATTCTTGCAGCCTCATACTGCTCCTGGTCAATACTGGCTAGAGCAGCCAAATATATTATGGAATTCCAACCCATATTCTTCCATATGTCAGAGATGACATATATAGGATAAAAGTACTTGCTGTCCATCAGAAAATTCTTTGCCTCTCCTCCCAGCGCTACGGAGATTTGGGAGAAGATACCGTCGCTCTGGCAATAAGTCTTCACCAGTGAGCACACCACCACCAGAGAAATGAAATATGGCATATATGTGATGGTCTGTACCGTACGCTTGAACCAGGAACTGCGAATTTCGTTCAGCAGAAGCGCCAGAATAATAGGTACCGGAAAACCGAACAGAATGTTTAGCCCGCTGATGGAAATAGTGTTCCTGATCAGGCGCAGGAAATACACATCATTGAAAAAGTTTTTAAAATGTTTAAGGCCAACCCACTTGCTGCCGTCAATACCCAATGCCGGACGGTAATCCTTGAAAGCGATGATCAAGCCGTACATTGGTTTATAGGCAAAGACAGCAAGATATATAATGACCGGTAAAATGATAAGATATTTATATTTGTTGAGTTTAAAATCGTGAATAATGGTTCGGCCTAAAGTCCAGGTTCCTGCTCGACTGTCAGAAGTACGATTTTTGATCGCCATTGCTTATCCTCCCGTTATTCATATTTCACCATTATTATGATCAGGCGCAATTATCGGGCAAGGAATCTGTCATAGGCTTCCTGACGTATTTTGAGAACAGTAGGCAAGCCCATTTTGTTCAGCTGCTCCACAAATTGATCAAATTTGTCAAGAGGCTCTGCGCCGGTGATAAAGTTAACAGCCATTTCCGATACATATGTGGAAAGCGAACTTACCAGTTCATCCAGCGTATTGCTTTCTTCTGTTGTCAAAGTAACTCCGGAAGGATAAACCCATTTAGCTGTGACTTCTTTGTTGGGATAATACCAAAGGTCGTTTGCTTCAACGGATGCTTTGCTGTTCTTGAGGTATAGCAGCTTGGTTGCCTGGATACATGATCCGCTCCATGTAGCTCCGCCGTATTTCGAAATCGCATTGTTCAGTCCGTCGGGATCATTTGTAACAAGCTCGGTATATGCAGGCTCTCCATTCTCATCATAGTCCCAGGAAACGCCTTTTTTGCCGAAATTCCAATAGAGGTGACCTTCATCAGTGTATGCATAATCCAGAACGCGCATTGCTGTCTCGAGCTTATCATCAGGGCAGCTCGTGGTTATAACAGCAGCTACATTACCAATACCGTAGCCACCAAATACCATGGATAATGTTCCGTCATCCCCAGTGGGATATTGCAAGCCTATCCACTCTGCTCCGTTGCCTGCTTTTTCCGCATCGCTTCTCCAGTTGGTAAGCTGGCCCATAGAAGTTATGGAAATACCCATCTTTCCATTCAGCGCTTTAGTCTGAGCAGCAGCATCATCCATTGTCATGACGTCCTGGTCAAGCAGACCGTTTCTCCACCACTCATTCAGCTTAGCCATGTAATCCTTCCATTCCTTCTGTGCTTGAGCAAGCTGTACCTTGCCATTATCATCGATATACAACTGGAAGTTAATCGCACCATAAGCTCCAAACGCGCCACTGATACCGGTGGTATTGAAGCGGCTCCACGCGAAGCTTAAGACTGCGCCATATTTGTCCTTGAACGCCCGAATAACTTTATCCCAGTCAGATATGGTCTTTGGGGCTTCAAGTCCCAGTGCATCCAGCCAATCCTTGCGGATTACCGGACCCAAGTAAGTATCATTCCAGCCGCCGTCTTCCCTGAAGAAGCCATAACCATAGTATTTACCGCTGTCTGTCT encodes the following:
- a CDS encoding ABC transporter permease; this encodes MAIKNRTSDSRAGTWTLGRTIIHDFKLNKYKYLIILPVIIYLAVFAYKPMYGLIIAFKDYRPALGIDGSKWVGLKHFKNFFNDVYFLRLIRNTISISGLNILFGFPVPIILALLLNEIRSSWFKRTVQTITYMPYFISLVVVCSLVKTYCQSDGIFSQISVALGGEAKNFLMDSKYFYPIYVISDIWKNMGWNSIIYLAALASIDQEQYEAARIDGAGRFKQMIHVTLPGLMPTITVLFILRMGGLLNVGYEKILLLYSEAIYDVADVISTYVYRKGIINTAYSYSTAVGLFNSVVNVFFLLISNTLSKKVTQSSLF
- a CDS encoding demethoxyubiquinone hydroxylase family protein, giving the protein MASFANPFAGNLPRKITKEELIQAIRLDIAGELEAIFVYDAHVQATDDPVAKTVLADIRDEEKAHVGELMTLLQYLDPDEAERFAEGQQEVKEMLEKLNISTKGTTKPNTTVGSLVKE
- the rpmG gene encoding 50S ribosomal protein L33, whose translation is MRVKITLACTDCKQRNYSSMKNKKNDPDRLEMKKYCKFCHKHTVHKETK
- the secE gene encoding preprotein translocase subunit SecE; its protein translation is MADNVKVSKLAKARKGFVKFFREVRLELKKVIWLSRNQLIKNTATVIGFCLFFGIIIWVVDAGLSKLIEVTLMR
- a CDS encoding carbohydrate ABC transporter permease — its product is MANYNIIKKTKGDIVFDVVNTIFMLALVFITLYPMYYVLCASFSNNVKLLANPGALWYPQGFNLGAYKLAFKHPLLLSGYKNILIVLGVSLPINIILTLFCGYFLAAKRVLFKKPILAIIMFTMFFNGGMIPTYLNVRSLGLFNSLWALILPGAMSVYNAIICKTAIEGIPDSLTESAYIDGANDILIIFRIILPLIMPTIAVLLLYYGIGHWNSWFSASLYIQDNTKLPIQNVLRAVLIANSNILNSAATEDDQINQFAETIKYSAIVISTVPVLFLYPFLQKYFVKGALIGAVKG
- a CDS encoding glycoside hydrolase family 3 C-terminal domain-containing protein — translated: MDYKQRAKELVAQMTLAEKCSQMMHTAPAIERLGVKEYNWWNECLHGVGRSGTATVFPQPIGMAASFNTELMYDVATAISDEARAKYNEYKKFGSTLIYQGLTYWSPNINIFRDPRWGRGHETYGEDPLLTGKMGVAFIKGLQGNDPKHRKVDATIKHYAVHSGPEGERHSFNAVVSDKDLRETYLWAFKYCIENADPSAVMGSYNRINGEPACASKTYLKEMLYGTFGFDGYVVSDCGAICDIDKYHKVTQTPMESAALAVNNGCILNCGDAYKWLKAAVAAGMVSEETITKAVEKLFEARFRLGMFDDDCVYDQIPYDVVECDKHRALNRRMAQESVVLLKNDGILPLKNPKAIAVIGPNADDKSVLLGNYEGTPSRYATILRGIQDATDAKIYYARGCHIYSDEIHSWQEQPLREAIIAAQKSDVVIMCMGLNPSMEGEEGDAYNGADSGDKKDIELPASQKRLLEEIIKVGKPIVFLNVSGSCINLTRADEACNAVLQVFYPGAEGGNAVADILFGKVSPSGKLPVTFYRSTEDLPDFRDYSMENRTYKYFKGKPLYPFGHGLSYTKFSITDVSFDSQKASLTITNEGDYDGSEVIKVFARDRNNSRLNCRLVGFQKVFLKRGEAMRVQVDMCQDVMELFDDTSDIEFFIK
- a CDS encoding extracellular solute-binding protein, whose translation is MKRRLLSVLLVVVMLAALVMSGCSGDKGSSGTPTTSTDKSSTEQKTTESTFTGYPMNKKDTKLTWWVGTGYTLNEAFASYEESPFHMGLMEQTGVTIEWQFPTAGTDPNQAFNLMLASEDLPDIIFYSVMSDIERYMEEGIVRDLTDYMEAYSPAYYKFLKSNEIYDKFMKTDSGKYYGYGFFREDGGWNDTYLGPVIRKDWLDALGLEAPKTISDWDKVIRAFKDKYGAVLSFAWSRFNTTGISGAFGAYGAINFQLYIDDNGKVQLAQAQKEWKDYMAKLNEWWRNGLLDQDVMTMDDAAAQTKALNGKMGISITSMGQLTNWRSDAEKAGNGAEWIGLQYPTGDDGTLSMVFGGYGIGNVAAVITTSCPDDKLETAMRVLDYAYTDEGHLYWNFGKKGVSWDYDENGEPAYTELVTNDPDGLNNAISKYGGATWSGSCIQATKLLYLKNSKASVEANDLWYYPNKEVTAKWVYPSGVTLTTEESNTLDELVSSLSTYVSEMAVNFITGAEPLDKFDQFVEQLNKMGLPTVLKIRQEAYDRFLAR
- a CDS encoding family 1 encapsulin nanocompartment shell protein encodes the protein MDYLSREGSPISSELWSKIDDAVVSMAKQTLVGRRFLEIYGPLGAGVQSINVDDLSELEETGDGLVKIKGRRYEHIPLIKQDFSLLWRDLEASEQSGLPVDLSAAMKAAAKCARKEDELIFLGNEEMGYKGLLTEEGITRLQKGDWNEGENPVRDVAKGLAKFVEYGLVGRKALIVSPDIFMQLQRIQPGTGITEYDRLQKLINGNIFTTPVLGMNNAILVCAEKQYMDLAIGQDMVTAYLETRDLNHYFRIIETVLLRIKNKKAVVAFE